A region from the Desulfoglaeba alkanexedens ALDC genome encodes:
- a CDS encoding hydroxymethylglutaryl-CoA lyase, with translation MQMDVASKVIIREVALRDGLQSEKAFVSTEDKLLLIQALSEAGVEYLETTSFVNPKAIPQLKDAADLMARVDRSGPLKHEIMVPNIKGAQLALKAGADRLLVFVSASDAHNQANVRRSVVDSLADLEAIFEMAREKSVPVAGAIAVSFGCPYQGRVPEADVLKIARHFVGCGADRISLADTTGMANPRQISKMVSFFKQELADVPLCLHLHNNRGVAMANLYAGYLAGINMFDTSLGGIGGCPNVPQAAGNLATEDVVFMFEEMGVDTGINLAKLIKAAQALEKILQHPLPGQLMKSGPADPLLAHELCNIGRQACMITS, from the coding sequence ATGCAAATGGACGTCGCATCCAAGGTGATTATCAGAGAAGTAGCCCTGCGAGACGGATTGCAGTCTGAGAAAGCTTTTGTCTCCACCGAAGACAAACTATTGCTGATTCAAGCCCTTTCAGAAGCCGGGGTCGAATACCTGGAAACGACCTCATTCGTGAATCCAAAAGCAATTCCGCAGCTTAAGGATGCAGCCGATTTGATGGCCCGTGTAGATCGCTCCGGGCCGTTGAAGCACGAGATCATGGTGCCCAACATTAAAGGCGCCCAGCTCGCGCTCAAAGCCGGCGCGGACCGTTTGCTGGTATTTGTATCCGCCTCCGATGCTCATAACCAGGCCAATGTACGCCGCAGCGTCGTCGATTCCCTTGCGGATCTCGAAGCGATCTTCGAAATGGCCCGAGAGAAAAGTGTGCCGGTGGCGGGCGCGATTGCCGTTTCTTTCGGTTGTCCATACCAAGGCAGAGTGCCTGAGGCAGATGTGTTAAAAATCGCTCGTCATTTTGTCGGATGCGGCGCAGATCGCATTTCCTTGGCCGATACTACCGGCATGGCCAATCCAAGGCAGATCTCGAAAATGGTTTCCTTCTTCAAACAAGAACTTGCTGACGTCCCGCTTTGCCTGCATCTTCACAACAACAGAGGAGTGGCGATGGCAAACCTTTACGCTGGCTACCTGGCAGGTATAAACATGTTCGATACCTCGCTCGGAGGCATAGGTGGATGTCCAAACGTTCCACAGGCCGCCGGGAATCTTGCGACGGAGGATGTCGTATTCATGTTCGAAGAAATGGGCGTAGATACCGGGATTAACCTTGCGAAGCTGATTAAGGCCGCTCAGGCCCTTGAGAAAATTCTCCAACACCCTCTGCCCGGCCAACTAATGAAAAGTGGGCCGGCGGATCCTCTTCTGGCTCACGAATTGTGCAATATAGGTCGGCAGGCATGTATGATAACGTCGTAA
- a CDS encoding acetyl-CoA acetyltransferase, with the protein MLKSKMPVLVGVAQSVYRETTAQQLNPIDMMAEAARAAGRDASLDNLNRVDTLYIVNCISRDLEAPAQDLSDTLGIRPSETGYTAIGATAPQWFVNRAAERILSGQSQWVLICGAEAFYTREKIQPMANVLDDYYRGDASSRRKRFVGDIRMPLTDIEVRYGLGWPAAIYALFENALRAHWNKTLADHCHELSSFCADMSTIASNNPFSWTRKAMSAEEIAEVTSENRMVVYPYTKSMCSNMSVNQAAAVLMSDLETAEECGIPKDKIVFLRGYGDAEDVFHVTERPHLWASPSLADAVEGALGQASISLDEVEYLDFYSCFPCAPRIAREMLGIKPDDPRPLTVTGGMPYFGGPGNNYALHAISSMVELLRRNPGAYGLVQALSWFISKHSVGLYSASPGDTGLTPHDPKKKAKRYPRVNVVDRASGKGVLETYSISYDRSARASGVIVIGRDEDGNRFLAKMRPEDDAVERMTIEEPIGKTGEIKYEDSTALNWFYL; encoded by the coding sequence ATGTTGAAGAGCAAGATGCCGGTTCTGGTCGGGGTGGCGCAGTCGGTGTATCGCGAGACGACCGCGCAGCAGCTCAACCCCATCGATATGATGGCCGAAGCGGCACGGGCAGCCGGAAGGGACGCGTCCCTGGATAATCTCAACAGGGTGGATACGCTCTACATAGTCAACTGCATCTCGCGAGACCTGGAGGCTCCAGCGCAGGACCTATCCGATACACTGGGAATCCGACCCTCGGAGACGGGCTATACCGCTATCGGAGCCACGGCGCCCCAGTGGTTCGTGAACCGCGCGGCCGAGAGGATCCTCTCGGGACAATCACAGTGGGTGCTTATCTGTGGTGCCGAGGCGTTCTACACCCGTGAAAAGATTCAGCCCATGGCCAACGTTCTCGACGATTATTATCGCGGTGATGCTTCGTCCAGGCGGAAACGTTTCGTGGGAGACATCAGGATGCCCCTCACCGACATCGAGGTTCGATACGGATTGGGCTGGCCGGCGGCTATATACGCTCTGTTTGAGAACGCCCTGCGGGCCCATTGGAACAAGACTCTGGCCGATCACTGTCACGAGCTCTCCTCCTTCTGCGCCGATATGTCGACGATCGCCTCCAACAATCCCTTCTCCTGGACCAGAAAAGCCATGAGCGCCGAGGAGATCGCCGAGGTGACATCCGAGAACCGCATGGTGGTCTACCCTTACACCAAGTCGATGTGTTCCAACATGAGCGTGAATCAGGCGGCGGCGGTTTTGATGAGCGACCTGGAGACGGCGGAGGAATGCGGCATACCCAAGGATAAAATAGTTTTTTTAAGAGGTTACGGTGATGCGGAGGACGTCTTCCACGTGACGGAACGTCCCCACCTGTGGGCCAGCCCTTCGCTGGCCGACGCGGTTGAAGGCGCCCTGGGCCAGGCCTCAATATCGCTGGACGAGGTCGAGTACCTCGACTTCTACAGCTGTTTTCCGTGCGCTCCGCGTATCGCCAGGGAGATGCTGGGCATCAAGCCTGACGATCCGAGGCCCCTTACCGTCACGGGTGGCATGCCATACTTCGGCGGACCCGGGAATAACTATGCCCTACACGCCATATCCAGCATGGTGGAGCTACTGCGCCGCAATCCAGGGGCCTACGGCTTGGTGCAGGCGTTAAGCTGGTTTATCAGCAAGCACTCCGTGGGACTGTACAGCGCTTCCCCGGGCGACACCGGATTGACGCCCCACGATCCGAAAAAGAAGGCCAAGCGATACCCCCGGGTTAACGTTGTCGACCGCGCCTCTGGCAAGGGGGTGTTGGAAACATACTCCATTTCCTATGACCGTAGCGCCAGGGCAAGCGGGGTGATTGTGATAGGAAGAGACGAAGACGGCAACAGATTCCTGGCCAAGATGCGGCCGGAGGACGATGCGGTCGAACGGATGACCATCGAGGAGCCCATAGGAAAAACGGGGGAAATAAAGTACGAAGATTCCACGGCCTTGAACTGGTTCTATTTATAA
- a CDS encoding MBL fold metallo-hydrolase, giving the protein MPEGMHFLQIEEAIWPASANILLIRDEDGAILVDVGCGQEQAYQKVKNFVAVQGLRIEDVHTVVLTHAHPDHVGAMRYLLQEISPRIFLHPVEIPLAAEPSRLNRTFDVTLPSRYGLGPAAPQEMDIIEYFSNVSCAMAGFTATDEIPTEGEFVLGDFSFQVIVIPGHAQGMVSLFDRDHGILFSADAVGDVVTWYSPSSGGVTEFLNGLDRLSQLPARLLLPSHGRPSKEPHNEIEKTRAAILRREERILNELVSGPVSFPDLVTRVFKNSLITVFPAPQMLQCHLDKLEMEGKVICRGEDEGWMVELV; this is encoded by the coding sequence TTGCCTGAAGGTATGCATTTTCTTCAGATAGAGGAGGCTATTTGGCCGGCCTCCGCAAATATACTGCTTATTCGTGACGAGGATGGAGCTATCCTGGTGGATGTGGGCTGCGGCCAGGAGCAGGCCTACCAGAAGGTCAAGAATTTCGTGGCGGTACAGGGCTTACGCATCGAGGACGTTCACACCGTGGTTCTTACTCACGCCCATCCCGACCATGTGGGCGCTATGCGCTACCTCCTGCAGGAGATAAGCCCCCGCATTTTCCTTCATCCGGTGGAGATACCTCTGGCCGCCGAGCCCTCGCGGCTTAACCGTACCTTCGATGTAACACTACCTTCCCGCTATGGGTTGGGCCCCGCGGCTCCACAGGAGATGGATATCATCGAGTACTTCAGTAATGTCTCCTGTGCCATGGCCGGTTTTACGGCCACCGACGAGATCCCTACGGAAGGGGAGTTCGTCCTGGGTGATTTCTCCTTCCAGGTGATCGTGATCCCAGGCCATGCCCAGGGCATGGTTTCCCTCTTCGACAGGGACCACGGAATCCTCTTCAGCGCTGATGCCGTGGGGGACGTCGTAACCTGGTATTCCCCTTCTTCCGGCGGAGTTACGGAATTCCTGAACGGCCTGGACCGGCTCTCGCAGCTTCCCGCAAGGCTGCTCCTCCCCTCCCACGGGAGACCGAGCAAGGAACCCCATAACGAGATCGAGAAAACCAGGGCAGCCATACTGCGCCGCGAGGAGAGGATTTTAAATGAGCTTGTCTCGGGGCCCGTATCCTTTCCCGACCTGGTAACAAGGGTATTCAAAAATTCCTTGATAACCGTCTTCCCCGCCCCCCAAATGCTGCAGTGCCACCTGGACAAGCTGGAGATGGAAGGAAAGGTGATATGCCGGGGTGAGGACGAGGGATGGATGGTGGAACTGGTTTAG